In one Natronosalvus amylolyticus genomic region, the following are encoded:
- a CDS encoding HalOD1 output domain-containing protein: MTDGTISDVRGGGTERHYCVRYERADTEPISVATATALAIFTDEDVTQPSTRLYDLVDPEALDALFADRENGLPRPTGQVTLRLSQPQARVVITDSTITVEPRDTATEPYNPSNSSESRLEGDTFGRPHR, from the coding sequence ATGACAGATGGAACGATTTCAGACGTTCGGGGCGGGGGCACTGAACGTCATTACTGCGTTCGATACGAACGCGCCGATACAGAGCCGATCAGTGTCGCAACAGCAACCGCGTTAGCGATCTTCACCGACGAGGACGTCACGCAGCCGTCGACACGGCTGTACGACCTCGTCGATCCCGAAGCACTCGACGCGCTGTTTGCCGACAGAGAGAACGGGCTACCACGACCAACCGGGCAGGTGACGTTACGACTCTCCCAGCCACAAGCACGCGTCGTCATTACCGACTCGACTATTACGGTCGAACCGAGAGACACGGCGACGGAACCGTACAACCCATCGAACTCGAGTGAATCCCGACTCGAGGGAGATACGTTCGGCCGTCCACACCGGTAA
- a CDS encoding carbohydrate kinase family protein encodes MVTVLTAGHINWDVTLRVDQFPEPDGEVAIRSRQQSGGGSAANVAVACSALEVDTGLIGSVGDDDTGLLARRELEDAAVDIDGVRIVEDAETAVKYIVVDDAGEVALLGNDGVNEAVGPEDLNPERIDAADHVHLTSQRPDTAGRLAQLASESDATVSVDPGRRLAERDYSTALEHADIIFLTDREAESVLESSYPASTYNDRLVVIKYGGDGAEIHSPGGSIRHPGFDIDPVDTTGAGDAFAAGFIATSLGTDDLEAVLEFANACGALAASAEGARITPTAATVEAFLEEQTLE; translated from the coding sequence ATGGTCACCGTACTCACCGCCGGACACATCAACTGGGACGTCACCCTCCGCGTCGACCAGTTTCCGGAACCCGACGGGGAAGTAGCGATTCGCTCGCGCCAGCAATCCGGCGGCGGCAGTGCAGCCAACGTCGCAGTCGCCTGTAGCGCACTCGAGGTCGATACCGGCCTTATCGGGAGCGTCGGCGACGACGATACCGGATTGCTCGCTAGACGCGAACTCGAGGACGCCGCGGTCGACATCGATGGCGTCCGTATCGTCGAAGACGCCGAAACCGCCGTAAAATACATCGTCGTCGACGACGCGGGCGAGGTTGCCTTGCTGGGAAACGACGGCGTGAACGAAGCCGTGGGGCCTGAAGACCTGAATCCCGAGCGAATCGATGCTGCCGACCACGTCCACCTGACGAGCCAGCGTCCCGATACTGCGGGGCGACTCGCCCAGTTGGCAAGCGAGAGCGACGCGACCGTCAGCGTCGACCCGGGCCGGCGGCTGGCCGAGCGCGATTACAGTACGGCCCTCGAGCACGCGGATATCATCTTTCTGACCGACAGGGAAGCCGAATCCGTCCTCGAGTCGTCGTACCCGGCCTCGACGTACAACGACCGCCTGGTCGTCATCAAATACGGTGGCGACGGAGCCGAGATTCACTCCCCCGGCGGCTCGATTCGCCATCCCGGCTTCGACATCGATCCCGTCGACACGACGGGAGCCGGCGACGCCTTCGCCGCTGGCTTTATCGCAACCTCGTTAGGAACCGACGACCTCGAGGCCGTCCTCGAGTTCGCCAACGCCTGTGGTGCGCTCGCGGCGAGTGCGGAGGGGGCCAGAATTACGCCCACTGCTGCCACCGTCGAGGCGTTTCTCGAAGAACAAACGCTCGAATAG
- a CDS encoding YeiH family protein: MSRVTARTVAPGLAILAGGAVLARALSELVGVHELLVAIGLGVVLANTLGVPERLEQGLNTHSIWLAAGIVLLGASITLEAILETGAAVLVILLATVLVTLTTVELLARNVAGITDRFGSLLAAGASICGVSAVVAVGTSVRANESQIAYAAGIVLLMDAITLVVYPLVGSYLELPDVVFGVWAGVSMLSTSPVVAVGFAYSEVAGQWATITKLARNVLIGAVVLGYASYYARSDADGSVTIRTLWETFPKFVVGFLVVVGLASFGAFSSSQQAFISSAVDWLFLLAFVGLGTAIRTADLRRLGPGPVLVVVAALTVASVFSLGVTLAVL, translated from the coding sequence ATGAGTCGTGTCACTGCCCGCACGGTCGCTCCAGGACTCGCCATACTCGCCGGCGGCGCCGTGCTTGCTCGCGCCCTCTCGGAACTCGTCGGCGTCCACGAACTGCTCGTGGCAATCGGCCTTGGCGTCGTCCTCGCGAACACGCTCGGCGTGCCAGAACGCCTCGAACAGGGGCTGAACACCCATTCGATCTGGCTCGCTGCCGGCATCGTTCTTCTCGGCGCGTCGATCACGCTCGAGGCGATTCTCGAGACGGGGGCGGCCGTGCTCGTGATTTTGCTCGCGACGGTGCTGGTGACGTTGACGACCGTCGAGTTGTTGGCGAGAAACGTTGCGGGTATCACCGACCGGTTCGGGTCGCTTCTGGCCGCCGGTGCCAGCATCTGTGGCGTCTCGGCCGTCGTCGCCGTTGGCACCAGCGTTCGCGCCAACGAGAGTCAGATCGCCTACGCCGCCGGCATCGTCCTCCTGATGGACGCGATCACGCTCGTCGTGTATCCGCTGGTCGGGAGCTACCTCGAGTTACCCGACGTCGTTTTCGGCGTCTGGGCTGGCGTGAGTATGCTCTCAACCAGTCCGGTCGTCGCGGTCGGCTTCGCTTACTCGGAAGTCGCCGGTCAGTGGGCGACGATCACGAAACTCGCACGAAACGTGCTCATCGGCGCGGTCGTTCTCGGGTACGCCAGCTACTACGCGCGAAGCGACGCGGACGGTTCGGTCACCATCCGAACCCTCTGGGAGACGTTTCCGAAATTCGTCGTCGGCTTTCTCGTCGTGGTCGGGCTGGCGAGCTTCGGGGCGTTTTCGTCGTCACAGCAGGCGTTCATCTCGAGCGCCGTCGACTGGCTGTTCTTACTCGCGTTCGTCGGCCTGGGAACGGCGATTCGAACGGCCGACCTCAGACGACTCGGCCCCGGACCCGTGCTCGTCGTCGTGGCCGCACTCACCGTCGCGAGCGTGTTCTCACTCGGTGTCACACTCGCGGTACTGTAA
- a CDS encoding DUF63 family protein — protein sequence MVLPEGFVLPPWYMLVPLVVVLTGVVALLWVLEPPVTDETVLAFTPWMMLGSTLHVLYKLGELPSSIEVLFSAPTVYATTAIVAGLTWIGGSFLYAAGLQRSIERVLGITGTSFFIVFAMFTVISGWQMGNFDPFWPVISVVVAGIVAGLAWVGLSLWLTDVAAITGLTGAIVVFSHSLDGVSTAIGYDVLGGTEEVPASRLILEAGEALPTAEFIGAGWLFVLVKVVLALVIVALFKEYVRDAPRQARTILAFVAAVGLGPGVHNVLLFTAGM from the coding sequence ATGGTGTTGCCAGAGGGATTCGTGCTGCCACCGTGGTACATGCTCGTGCCACTGGTTGTAGTGCTAACTGGTGTTGTGGCTTTGTTGTGGGTGCTGGAACCGCCGGTGACTGATGAAACAGTGCTCGCGTTTACGCCGTGGATGATGCTCGGGTCCACGCTCCACGTGCTGTACAAACTCGGGGAGCTCCCATCGAGCATCGAGGTGCTGTTCAGCGCACCGACCGTCTACGCGACGACGGCCATCGTCGCCGGACTCACCTGGATCGGTGGCAGTTTTCTCTACGCAGCCGGGTTACAGCGCTCTATCGAACGCGTCCTCGGGATTACGGGGACGAGTTTCTTCATCGTCTTCGCGATGTTCACGGTCATCTCGGGCTGGCAAATGGGGAACTTCGACCCGTTCTGGCCAGTCATCTCGGTCGTCGTCGCCGGCATCGTCGCTGGGTTAGCCTGGGTCGGTCTCAGTCTGTGGCTCACTGACGTGGCCGCAATCACGGGACTCACGGGCGCTATCGTCGTCTTCAGCCACAGCCTCGACGGCGTCTCGACAGCTATCGGCTACGACGTGCTGGGCGGTACCGAAGAAGTACCCGCCTCGAGGCTGATTCTCGAGGCTGGCGAAGCCTTACCAACTGCGGAGTTCATCGGTGCAGGATGGCTGTTCGTCCTGGTGAAGGTCGTCCTGGCGCTGGTCATCGTCGCGCTGTTCAAAGAGTACGTCAGAGACGCACCACGACAGGCTCGCACAATTCTTGCCTTCGTCGCGGCCGTCGGTCTCGGCCCCGGCGTCCACAACGTCCTTCTCTTTACTGCCGGGATGTGA